The following coding sequences are from one Halomicrobium zhouii window:
- a CDS encoding DUF7521 family protein: MYPGLLAVKAVIVLLGLVVAFQGFRAARRERSQRMLLTAGGFTFLSVGSVLGGVCYDAFQLSRPLSGTVQSGVVGVGMVLIFLSVFLPGSSPQ; encoded by the coding sequence GTGTATCCCGGGCTGCTGGCGGTGAAAGCAGTCATCGTCCTCCTCGGGCTGGTCGTCGCGTTCCAGGGGTTTCGCGCGGCGCGGCGCGAACGGAGCCAGCGGATGTTGCTCACCGCCGGTGGGTTCACCTTCCTCAGCGTCGGGTCCGTCCTCGGCGGCGTCTGCTACGACGCTTTTCAGCTGTCGCGCCCGCTCTCCGGGACGGTCCAGAGCGGCGTCGTGGGCGTCGGGATGGTCCTCATCTTCCTCTCGGTGTTCCTCCCCGGGTCGTCGCCGCAGTGA
- a CDS encoding DUF7408 domain-containing protein produces the protein MPLQLGFVDPIGLAGLVALVPLVILYLVRPDPRELSLPTVQFLAEERDDGGAHPVLRRLTRDLLFVLQVLVVLALAVSLASPYVTVDRQTAGESTVVVLDTSASMATETGEGTRFDAARAAARDAVAGETTVVTTAPAAGTLVDAGGPADARDALRTVPVTDASGDLRGAISRAATAATSADDGARVVVLSDFVDESGWRSAVRTARASGVDVRLRQFDGGGAANVGIVGHDVTERGASVTVRNTGTERAERTVSLGDQSTAVTLEPGDVRELSFGVPAGGGTVELSPGDSFPADDTAPVAAPADPTVEVLLVTNEPDSNLATALDVIGSVDLTVAQPPASVDGDYDVAIVGQVDAGEVLDSTVETVRAIAADGGGVAVVAQPALADLGLGPVSPVEPRRMTAQPGVESPADHDLTRDFEFPRPERALAANLTRGRALVNYTDGSPLLATASHGEGRVLYYGYVPDHSSFQRGVRYPIFWKRAVFHLADRPTVAELNRETGAKLQFQSERTVSGPRGDWTTTVVTLDAVGTYDVDDRRYAAALADPAESNVTAPSIDEVRSAGQSGGSTGTASVPVELTPAVVALATLLVLLELAYLRRRGDL, from the coding sequence ATGCCCCTCCAGCTCGGATTCGTCGATCCGATCGGACTCGCCGGTCTGGTAGCGCTGGTGCCGCTCGTGATTCTCTACCTCGTGCGGCCCGACCCGCGGGAGCTGTCGCTGCCGACGGTCCAGTTCCTCGCCGAGGAGCGCGACGACGGCGGCGCCCACCCCGTGTTGCGGCGGCTGACGCGGGACCTGCTCTTCGTGCTCCAGGTGCTCGTCGTGCTGGCGCTGGCGGTTTCGCTGGCCTCGCCGTACGTGACGGTCGACCGCCAGACTGCCGGGGAATCGACCGTCGTCGTGCTCGACACCAGTGCGAGCATGGCGACCGAGACGGGCGAGGGAACCCGGTTCGACGCTGCTCGGGCGGCGGCGCGCGACGCCGTCGCCGGCGAGACGACCGTCGTGACCACTGCGCCGGCGGCGGGGACGCTGGTCGACGCCGGTGGCCCGGCCGACGCGCGGGACGCGCTCCGGACGGTGCCCGTCACCGACGCGTCGGGCGACCTGCGGGGCGCCATCTCCCGGGCAGCCACGGCGGCCACGTCGGCCGACGACGGCGCCCGCGTCGTCGTTCTCAGCGACTTCGTCGACGAGAGCGGCTGGCGGTCTGCGGTGCGGACGGCCCGGGCAAGCGGCGTCGACGTCCGGCTCAGGCAGTTCGACGGTGGTGGCGCGGCGAACGTCGGGATCGTCGGCCACGACGTCACCGAGCGCGGCGCGTCGGTCACCGTCCGCAACACCGGTACCGAACGAGCCGAGCGCACGGTCAGCCTCGGCGACCAGTCGACGGCGGTGACCCTCGAACCCGGCGACGTCCGCGAACTCTCCTTCGGCGTACCGGCCGGCGGCGGCACCGTGGAGCTCTCTCCCGGGGACTCGTTCCCCGCCGACGACACGGCGCCCGTCGCGGCACCGGCGGACCCCACCGTCGAGGTGCTGCTGGTGACGAACGAACCCGACTCCAACCTCGCGACGGCGCTGGACGTCATCGGGAGCGTCGACCTCACCGTCGCCCAGCCCCCGGCGTCCGTCGACGGCGACTACGACGTCGCGATCGTGGGTCAGGTCGACGCCGGCGAAGTGCTCGACAGCACGGTCGAGACCGTTCGAGCCATCGCAGCCGACGGCGGCGGCGTCGCCGTCGTCGCCCAGCCAGCCCTCGCCGACCTCGGACTGGGTCCCGTCTCACCGGTCGAGCCACGGCGGATGACCGCCCAGCCAGGCGTCGAATCGCCGGCGGACCACGACCTCACCCGGGACTTCGAGTTCCCCCGGCCGGAGCGCGCGCTGGCGGCGAACCTGACGCGCGGTCGGGCGCTCGTGAACTACACCGACGGCTCGCCGCTCCTGGCCACTGCTTCCCACGGCGAGGGGAGGGTGCTGTACTACGGCTACGTCCCCGACCACTCGTCGTTCCAGCGGGGCGTCCGCTACCCGATATTCTGGAAGCGCGCGGTGTTCCACCTCGCCGACCGGCCGACAGTCGCCGAGTTGAACCGCGAGACGGGCGCGAAGTTGCAGTTTCAGTCCGAGCGGACGGTCAGTGGGCCACGCGGCGACTGGACCACGACGGTCGTGACCCTCGACGCCGTCGGAACGTACGACGTCGACGACCGGCGCTACGCCGCCGCGCTCGCGGACCCCGCGGAGTCCAACGTGACGGCGCCCTCAATCGACGAGGTCCGGTCGGCCGGACAGTCGGGCGGCTCCACTGGTACTGCGTCGGTCCCGGTCGAACTGACGCCGGCGGTCGTCGCCCTGGCGACGCTGCTCGTCCTGCTCGAACTGGCGTACCTCCGCCGGCGGGGTGACCTCTGA
- a CDS encoding HhH-GPD family protein — MSELAGEVPDDVEAVRDALIEWYEDDHREFPWRVTEDPYEILVSEVMSQQTQLGRVVEAWNDFLERWPTAADLAEADRADVVGFWTSHSLGYNNRAKYLHEAARQVTEEYDGEFPDTPDELQELMGVGPYTANAVASFAFNNGDAVVDTNVKRVLYRAFDVPDDDAAFEQVAQALMPAGESRVWNNAVMELGGVACEKTPACDGAQCPWREWCHAYETGDFTAPDVPTQPSFEGSRRQMRGKVVSVLKEYDKQALDDLGPRIRVDYAPDGEYGREWLRGLLSDLSDDGLVDVEERDSEGDGEGEVVARLRR; from the coding sequence ATGAGCGAGCTGGCGGGGGAGGTGCCCGACGACGTCGAGGCGGTCCGGGACGCCCTGATCGAGTGGTACGAGGACGACCACCGCGAGTTCCCGTGGCGGGTGACCGAGGACCCCTACGAGATACTGGTCTCGGAGGTGATGAGCCAGCAGACCCAGCTGGGCCGCGTCGTCGAGGCCTGGAACGACTTCCTGGAGCGGTGGCCGACGGCCGCCGACCTGGCCGAAGCGGACCGGGCCGACGTCGTCGGCTTCTGGACAAGCCACTCGCTGGGGTACAACAACCGGGCGAAGTACCTCCACGAGGCGGCGCGACAGGTGACGGAGGAGTACGACGGCGAGTTCCCCGATACCCCCGACGAACTCCAGGAGCTGATGGGCGTGGGTCCGTACACCGCCAACGCCGTCGCGTCGTTCGCGTTCAACAACGGCGATGCCGTGGTCGACACCAACGTCAAACGGGTGCTGTACCGCGCATTCGACGTCCCGGACGACGACGCGGCCTTCGAGCAGGTGGCCCAGGCGCTCATGCCCGCGGGCGAGTCGCGCGTCTGGAACAACGCCGTCATGGAACTCGGCGGCGTGGCCTGCGAGAAGACGCCGGCCTGCGACGGGGCGCAGTGTCCCTGGCGCGAGTGGTGTCACGCCTACGAGACGGGCGATTTCACCGCGCCGGACGTCCCCACCCAGCCGAGTTTCGAGGGGAGCCGCCGGCAGATGCGCGGCAAGGTCGTCTCGGTACTCAAGGAGTACGACAAGCAGGCCCTCGACGACCTGGGGCCGCGGATACGCGTCGACTACGCTCCCGACGGTGAGTACGGCCGCGAGTGGCTTCGGGGGCTACTCTCGGACCTGTCGGACGACGGTCTCGTCGACGTCGAGGAGCGCGACAGCGAAGGCGACGGCGAGGGCGAGGTCGTCGCCCGCCTCCGGCGCTGA
- a CDS encoding helix-turn-helix domain-containing protein has translation MVETDPRNDQILELLSDDVVKRILTVTDQRATSAQGLDDYCDASLATIYRRIEDLLELGLLRERTEFQADGNHFKKFESNLECLAVSLDDGTLQVAVDRRDDAPNRLRTIWDAMQPGWE, from the coding sequence GTGGTAGAAACCGACCCGCGAAACGACCAGATACTCGAACTGCTCAGCGACGACGTCGTCAAGCGGATTCTCACCGTGACGGACCAGCGAGCCACGTCTGCCCAGGGGCTCGACGACTACTGCGACGCGTCGCTCGCGACGATCTACCGACGCATCGAGGACCTGCTGGAACTGGGCCTGCTCAGGGAGCGGACGGAGTTCCAGGCCGACGGGAACCACTTCAAGAAGTTCGAGTCCAACCTGGAGTGTCTCGCTGTGAGCCTCGACGACGGGACGTTGCAGGTAGCCGTGGACAGGCGCGACGACGCGCCCAACCGGTTGCGGACGATCTGGGACGCGATGCAACCGGGGTGGGAGTGA
- a CDS encoding carbamoyltransferase family protein encodes MSTHVLTFKPAIGLYGQHDPSAALFEDGQFVYGVEEERLTRDKHAVNTFPEEAIQACLDVRDLALSDVEKVILPYDPRLQSKVLSHYLRDAVRVRDPVRKLAAVENTVKTQLQAQLFPTRQIESRLAALGDAVPPIETRSHHLCHAASTFHPSGFEDAVVLTVDAKGEYDATVVWRGHQNGLERVRTYEHPNSLGLFFAVVTEFLGYRMFNGEGKVMGLAPYGDENPEIERTLRSLVDTGVDYDVTDLTQRWGTGYGVERLEDAFGRDRKESPSAFTQWEKDLAYTAQKLLEETVVRIAETYTWMEETNKLAVAGGVALNCKLNKRLGESDAVDDLFVQPVAHDAGLALGAGMLERPPGDVPEMETVYYGPEYDGSEIRSLLATNKIPYAEPTDVAEYVAERLAEGALVGWFQGRLELGPRALGNRSILADPRTAESRDRVNRFVKHREEWRPFAPSLLEEAADEYLADGEVAPFMITAADVEPSRREEIPAVLHPADGSTRPQTVSERQNPRYHDLISEFESITGVPVLLNTSFNDHAEPIVTTPTEALKDFFGMGLDVLVLEDVVVEKAEATERVGEDAADRLAVDGA; translated from the coding sequence ATGTCTACGCACGTGCTCACGTTCAAGCCCGCCATCGGTCTCTACGGGCAACACGACCCCAGCGCCGCGCTCTTCGAGGACGGGCAGTTCGTCTACGGCGTCGAGGAGGAGCGGCTCACGCGCGACAAACACGCCGTGAACACGTTTCCCGAGGAAGCGATCCAGGCCTGCCTGGACGTCCGCGACCTCGCGCTCTCGGACGTCGAGAAGGTGATACTGCCCTACGATCCGCGGCTGCAGTCGAAGGTGCTCTCTCACTACCTGCGGGACGCGGTGAGAGTACGCGACCCGGTCCGCAAACTCGCGGCGGTCGAGAACACGGTGAAGACGCAGCTCCAGGCCCAGCTGTTCCCGACGCGCCAGATCGAGTCCAGACTCGCGGCACTGGGCGACGCCGTCCCGCCGATAGAGACGCGCTCGCACCACCTGTGTCACGCCGCGAGCACGTTCCACCCCTCCGGCTTCGAGGACGCCGTCGTCCTCACCGTCGACGCGAAGGGCGAGTACGACGCGACGGTCGTCTGGCGCGGCCACCAGAACGGGCTCGAACGCGTCCGCACCTACGAACATCCCAACAGCCTCGGACTCTTCTTCGCCGTCGTCACCGAGTTCCTCGGCTACCGGATGTTCAACGGCGAGGGGAAGGTGATGGGGCTCGCCCCCTACGGGGACGAGAACCCGGAGATCGAGCGAACGCTCAGGTCCCTCGTCGACACCGGCGTCGACTACGACGTGACCGACCTCACGCAACGGTGGGGGACCGGCTACGGCGTGGAGCGGCTCGAGGACGCCTTCGGCCGCGACCGGAAGGAGAGCCCGAGCGCGTTCACCCAGTGGGAGAAGGACCTGGCCTACACGGCCCAGAAACTCCTCGAAGAGACGGTCGTCCGCATCGCGGAGACGTACACCTGGATGGAGGAGACGAACAAGCTCGCCGTCGCCGGCGGCGTCGCGCTCAACTGCAAGCTGAACAAGCGGCTGGGGGAGTCCGACGCCGTCGACGACCTGTTCGTCCAGCCGGTCGCCCACGACGCCGGCCTCGCCCTGGGTGCCGGGATGCTCGAACGGCCGCCCGGCGACGTGCCGGAGATGGAGACGGTGTACTACGGGCCCGAGTACGACGGCAGCGAGATCCGGTCGTTGCTCGCCACCAACAAGATTCCCTACGCAGAACCCACCGACGTCGCGGAGTACGTCGCCGAGCGACTCGCAGAGGGCGCCCTGGTCGGGTGGTTCCAGGGCCGCCTCGAACTCGGCCCGCGCGCGCTCGGCAACCGGAGCATCCTGGCGGACCCCCGGACGGCGGAGTCACGTGACCGGGTGAACCGGTTCGTCAAGCACCGCGAGGAGTGGCGACCGTTCGCGCCGTCGCTACTCGAGGAAGCGGCCGACGAGTACCTGGCCGATGGCGAAGTCGCGCCGTTCATGATAACTGCGGCCGACGTCGAGCCGTCCAGGCGCGAGGAGATTCCCGCAGTCCTCCACCCGGCGGACGGGTCGACGCGACCACAGACGGTCTCGGAGCGACAGAATCCCAGATATCACGATCTGATATCCGAGTTCGAGTCGATTACGGGCGTCCCGGTCCTCCTGAACACGTCGTTCAACGACCACGCAGAACCGATCGTCACGACTCCCACCGAGGCGCTGAAGGATTTCTTCGGGATGGGGCTGGACGTCCTCGTCCTCGAAGACGTCGTGGTCGAGAAGGCCGAAGCGACCGAACGAGTGGGTGAGGACGCGGCCGATCGGCTCGCAGTCGACGGCGCCTGA
- a CDS encoding DUF7502 family protein, with amino-acid sequence MTDPETLDAAVDEVRREGYKAAAVFATADAVLALLVVNVGLTVVAVDVPSISALPVGTEALISAVVGLAVGVASGVVRARRYGVERFEAANPELGAALRSARDAAHSAHDDTMARRLYADALDRLKDASSGRLLDERRLALRMAVVFVLAVGSIHVTVAGVALDPLADSPTVGGSDGSDSDQGPDDPQPDSSESLDSDPISNTDGSDVLGDPGEVARGDEALTANLSDRSGSGAGDERARYENAGHPSAGDISPERAGYDDPGSVEDPELVREYTLRMNEANDDD; translated from the coding sequence GTGACCGACCCCGAGACGCTCGACGCGGCCGTCGACGAGGTCCGCAGGGAGGGGTACAAGGCCGCCGCCGTGTTCGCGACGGCGGACGCCGTCCTCGCGCTGCTGGTCGTCAACGTCGGGCTGACCGTCGTCGCCGTGGACGTGCCCTCGATCTCGGCTCTCCCCGTGGGGACGGAAGCCCTCATCTCGGCCGTCGTCGGGCTCGCAGTCGGGGTGGCGAGCGGCGTCGTCCGGGCCCGCCGGTACGGGGTCGAACGCTTCGAGGCGGCCAACCCCGAACTCGGGGCCGCGCTCCGGTCGGCCCGCGATGCGGCCCACTCGGCGCACGACGACACGATGGCCCGGCGGCTCTACGCCGACGCGCTCGACCGGCTGAAAGACGCTTCAAGCGGCCGCCTGCTGGACGAACGACGGCTGGCGCTCCGGATGGCGGTCGTCTTCGTCCTCGCGGTGGGATCCATCCACGTCACGGTCGCCGGCGTCGCCCTCGACCCGCTGGCCGATTCCCCAACCGTCGGCGGGTCGGACGGTTCCGATAGCGACCAGGGACCCGACGATCCGCAACCGGATTCGAGCGAGAGCCTCGACTCGGACCCGATTTCGAACACCGACGGCAGCGACGTCCTCGGCGACCCCGGCGAGGTCGCGCGAGGCGACGAGGCGCTGACGGCGAATCTGTCGGACCGGTCGGGGTCCGGAGCTGGCGACGAGCGGGCCCGGTACGAGAACGCGGGCCACCCGTCGGCCGGGGATATCTCGCCCGAGCGAGCGGGCTACGACGACCCGGGGTCGGTCGAGGACCCGGAACTGGTCAGGGAGTACACGCTCCGTATGAACGAGGCAAACGACGATGACTGA
- a CDS encoding sodium:calcium antiporter: MNGLLVSLGLAVVGTAVIWKGSVLLERAAERLSKHYGLPVAVHGAIVVAVGSSFPELSSVVISTVVHEEFSLGVGAIVGSAIFNLLVIPALSALVSDRLRATRDIVHKDAQFYIISVLVLFIVFALGATYVPGGTNEAAILTPPLAILPLATYGIYVFLHQQDASEHVADESVDVRPGREWAALVVALVLIAGGVEGIVRAALSLGEIFDTPSFLWGLTVIAAATSLPDAIVSVRAARNDEDVTSITNVLGSNTFNLLVAIPVGVLLAGSATINFLAAIPTMGFLAFATLVFIVFTRTDLELTNLEAYGFLGLYALFLVWMTLESLGLIETVQGI, encoded by the coding sequence GTGAACGGTCTTCTCGTCTCTCTCGGGCTGGCGGTCGTCGGCACCGCCGTGATCTGGAAGGGGAGCGTGCTCCTCGAACGCGCCGCCGAGCGGCTCAGCAAGCACTACGGACTCCCGGTGGCCGTCCACGGCGCCATCGTCGTCGCGGTGGGGTCGAGCTTCCCCGAACTCAGTTCCGTCGTCATCAGCACGGTGGTCCACGAGGAGTTCTCGCTCGGCGTCGGCGCCATCGTCGGGAGCGCCATCTTCAACCTGCTGGTCATCCCGGCGCTGTCGGCGCTGGTCAGCGACCGCTTGCGGGCAACCCGGGACATCGTCCACAAGGACGCCCAGTTCTACATCATCAGCGTGCTCGTCCTGTTCATCGTCTTCGCGCTCGGGGCGACGTACGTCCCCGGCGGGACGAACGAGGCGGCGATACTGACCCCGCCGCTCGCCATCCTCCCGCTGGCGACCTACGGCATCTACGTCTTCCTCCACCAGCAGGACGCCAGCGAACACGTGGCCGACGAGTCCGTCGACGTCCGGCCGGGTCGCGAGTGGGCGGCGCTCGTCGTCGCTCTGGTGCTCATCGCCGGCGGCGTCGAGGGCATCGTCCGCGCTGCGCTCTCCCTCGGCGAGATATTCGACACGCCGAGTTTCTTGTGGGGGCTGACCGTCATCGCCGCCGCGACGAGTCTCCCGGACGCCATCGTCAGCGTCCGCGCCGCGCGCAACGACGAGGACGTCACCAGCATCACGAACGTACTCGGGAGCAACACGTTCAACCTCCTCGTCGCCATCCCCGTCGGCGTCCTCCTGGCCGGGTCGGCGACCATCAACTTCCTCGCCGCCATCCCGACGATGGGCTTTCTCGCGTTCGCGACGCTCGTCTTCATCGTCTTCACCAGGACGGACCTGGAACTGACCAACCTCGAGGCCTACGGCTTCCTGGGACTGTACGCGCTGTTTCTCGTCTGGATGACCCTGGAGTCGCTCGGCCTCATCGAGACCGTCCAGGGTATCTAG
- a CDS encoding VWA domain-containing protein: MAVETTLGGVRVGLVRPLALVVTPLLVAVVAALVLRTSEAGWVRSRRRWLLFGSRVFLVTVLVVSLAGPYTVQSRTVSEEPSVRLVVDRSASMAVTDNETGELARALEQRGVDVDTTTVGSATESRVGDAVASSLAPNATVVVASDGQVTGGQSLGEAAELGRQVDATISSVDVTAAETERYVGVTGPSKVSAGVNESFLVTVDGTQLNGTETTLEVTVDGETVVERTVTGAGSVEFEHTFAETGSHRVTARIDGDDRFARNDVARKTVRVVEPPRILYVSRGSYPLETFLSELYTVERAESVPSDLDGYYAVVVQDVPADELGDQAALQRAVVNGTGLVTVGGPQAFEAGGYGDAPIGDLTPVDYDDRDRQSTVILAVDVSGSSEQSMAVQRGLALDVLSQLGDQNQVGVVAFNHNSHAIAQPRQLGGSRDVLRDRIRRLQSGGATSIDVGLAGSAAMVDDGDATVVLVTDGHSNREPAVARAAALSERGIEVVTVGVGGNVREGRLTAIARAGGGTYLRASETNRLRLFFGDDQRQYSGDGLTVVDGTHFVTEGVRFTAAPGSANDVSVRDRASYLVASGEGTPAMSAWRYGLGRSVAITAHDGSGRLGGLLTSPDSLAVTRSVNWAVGDPERLATDVTDVSDTRVGERTTITYRGSERPGTDDPSFVRTGPREYRATVTHDDAGYQTVREATYAVDYPREHAGFGKSPALTAAVQTTGGRTFDADDAAAVAEYARQRSVRERAVEREWGWLFLAAALALFVLEVGARRVQTIRHRRQDS; encoded by the coding sequence ATGGCCGTCGAGACCACTCTCGGCGGCGTCCGCGTCGGGCTGGTGCGACCGCTCGCACTGGTCGTCACCCCACTGCTCGTCGCAGTCGTCGCCGCGCTCGTCCTCCGTACTTCGGAAGCCGGGTGGGTTCGCTCACGCCGTCGCTGGCTGCTCTTCGGCTCGCGGGTGTTCCTCGTCACAGTCCTCGTCGTCTCGCTGGCCGGCCCCTACACTGTCCAGAGCCGGACCGTCTCCGAGGAGCCATCCGTCCGGCTTGTCGTCGACCGGTCGGCGAGCATGGCCGTCACGGACAACGAGACGGGCGAACTCGCGAGGGCCCTCGAACAGCGCGGCGTCGACGTCGACACCACGACCGTCGGCTCGGCGACCGAGTCGCGGGTCGGCGACGCCGTCGCGAGTTCGCTCGCCCCGAACGCGACGGTCGTCGTCGCCTCGGACGGGCAGGTAACCGGCGGGCAGTCGCTCGGCGAGGCCGCCGAACTCGGCCGGCAGGTCGACGCCACGATCAGTAGCGTGGACGTGACCGCCGCCGAGACTGAACGGTACGTCGGCGTCACCGGTCCGTCCAAGGTCAGCGCCGGGGTGAACGAGAGTTTCCTCGTCACCGTCGACGGGACGCAGTTGAACGGCACCGAGACGACGCTCGAAGTCACCGTCGACGGCGAGACGGTCGTCGAACGTACCGTCACCGGCGCGGGGTCGGTCGAGTTCGAACACACCTTCGCCGAGACGGGGAGCCACCGGGTGACCGCGAGAATCGACGGCGACGACCGGTTCGCGCGCAACGACGTCGCCCGGAAGACGGTCCGCGTCGTCGAGCCACCGCGTATCCTCTACGTCTCGCGCGGGTCCTATCCGCTCGAAACCTTCCTCTCGGAGCTATACACGGTCGAGCGCGCCGAGTCGGTGCCCTCGGACCTCGACGGCTACTACGCCGTCGTCGTCCAGGACGTGCCGGCCGACGAACTGGGCGACCAGGCAGCGCTCCAGCGGGCCGTCGTGAACGGCACCGGGCTGGTCACTGTCGGCGGCCCGCAGGCGTTCGAGGCAGGCGGATACGGCGACGCGCCGATCGGCGACCTGACGCCGGTCGATTACGACGACCGGGACCGGCAGTCGACGGTCATCCTGGCCGTCGACGTCTCGGGCAGTTCCGAGCAGTCGATGGCCGTCCAGCGCGGCCTCGCGCTCGACGTCCTCTCGCAACTGGGCGACCAGAACCAGGTGGGCGTCGTCGCGTTCAACCACAACTCCCACGCCATAGCACAGCCCCGACAGCTCGGGGGATCCCGGGACGTCCTCCGCGACAGAATCCGCCGGCTGCAGAGCGGCGGTGCGACGAGCATCGACGTCGGCCTGGCGGGCAGTGCGGCGATGGTCGACGACGGCGACGCGACCGTCGTCCTCGTCACCGACGGACACTCGAACAGAGAGCCTGCGGTGGCGAGAGCGGCGGCGCTCTCCGAACGAGGGATCGAGGTCGTCACCGTCGGCGTCGGCGGGAACGTTCGAGAGGGGCGGCTGACCGCTATCGCGCGGGCGGGTGGGGGCACCTACCTCCGCGCCAGCGAGACCAACCGGCTCCGGCTGTTCTTCGGCGACGACCAGCGCCAGTACTCGGGCGACGGGCTGACCGTCGTCGACGGGACTCACTTCGTCACCGAGGGCGTCCGGTTCACTGCCGCGCCGGGGTCGGCCAACGACGTCTCGGTTCGCGACCGCGCGAGCTACCTCGTCGCCAGCGGGGAGGGGACGCCGGCGATGTCGGCCTGGCGCTACGGGCTCGGCCGGTCGGTGGCCATCACGGCCCACGACGGGAGCGGCCGCCTCGGCGGGCTCCTGACCAGCCCGGACTCACTCGCCGTCACACGCTCGGTGAACTGGGCCGTCGGCGACCCGGAGCGCCTCGCGACGGACGTGACCGACGTCTCGGACACGCGCGTCGGCGAGCGGACGACCATCACCTACCGCGGGTCCGAGCGCCCGGGCACGGACGACCCGTCGTTCGTCCGCACCGGCCCGCGGGAGTACCGGGCGACGGTCACCCACGACGACGCCGGGTACCAGACGGTGCGGGAGGCGACCTACGCCGTCGACTACCCGCGCGAGCACGCCGGTTTCGGCAAGTCGCCGGCACTGACTGCCGCCGTCCAGACGACGGGCGGCCGGACGTTCGACGCGGACGACGCGGCGGCCGTCGCCGAGTACGCCCGGCAGCGCTCGGTTCGCGAACGCGCCGTCGAGCGCGAGTGGGGGTGGCTCTTCCTGGCCGCCGCGCTCGCGCTGTTCGTCCTCGAAGTCGGCGCCCGGCGCGTCCAGACGATCAGACACAGGAGACAGGACTCATGA